One genomic region from Magallana gigas chromosome 3, xbMagGiga1.1, whole genome shotgun sequence encodes:
- the LOC105326556 gene encoding protein draper — MCSFLVFPLLSAKVSVVMVFVCPRIECEPGYTGENCSWTCPSGFYGRQCNEHCTCSLDKYCDPTRGCLCNSTSANCTDAEQTEQTTVNRGTVVKTQSSHSDQNREFIMNTVLPLLTSMIACLFIGSVCIRIRYVIIKKKRKDLHPTNNATDLHTRNRCPQNEENGLSVVASPEVYNHLNLRVNYHNISHYYMDSMATGEDPPACHGLSSTDHSQPKEIRINWNLLRNDDNRNPDMLDKCAKKTGFGDRVHDHTKNEQLDIYSTPNKGVKMKQPNAFSKQRQQTNCCKTVKFKTTDTCQAAVVRKTDSQPNQTEESSISTHDEDLYANNDSLAYDNNCFRPESPMDQEDSDDYFDVSYDGYLAMSSSQNNTPGHTKSASSETDPELSDYVNTDGLDCYR, encoded by the exons ATGtgttcttttttagttttcccCTTGCTGTCTGCCAAAGTATCAGTGGTGATGGTATTTGTATGTCCCCGAATAG AGTGTGAGCCAGGTTACACAGGTGAGAACTGCTCATGGACCTGTCCATCTGGATTCTATGGACGTCAGTGTAACGAACATTGTACCTGTTCTCTTGATAAATACTGTGATCCTACAAGAGGGTGTCTGTGTAACTCAACCAGTGCAAATTGTACCGATGCAG AGCAAACAGAGCAGACGACGGTCAATAGAGGGACAGTTGTAAAAACCCAGTCAAGTCACT CTGATCAAAATAGAGAATTCATAATGAATACTGTCCTTCCTTTGTTGACATCAATGATCGCCTGTTTGTTCATTGGCTCAGTTTGTATCAG GATACGGTATGTAAttataaagaagaaaagaaaag ATTTACATCCCACGAACAATGCCACGGATCTCCACACAAGAAACCGGTGTCCgcaaaatgaagaaaatgggCTGAGTGTTGTGGCATCACCCGAAGTCTACAATCACTTAAACCTTCGAGTAAATTATCATAACATATCTCACTACTACATGGATAGCATGGCTACTGGTGAAGACCCACCTGCCTGTCACGGGTTGTCCTCTACTGACCACTCACAACCGAAGGAAATACGTATCAACTGGAATCTACTGCGTAACGACGATAATAGAAACCCTGATATGCTTGATAAATGTGCAAAAAAGACAGGTTTCGGGGATAGAGTTCATGATCACACCAAAAATGAACAATTAGATATATATTCAACTCCAAACAAAGGTGTAAAAATGAAGCAACCAAATGCCTTTTCGAAGCAAAGACAACAGACAAACTGCTgcaaaactgtgaaattcaaAACCACAGACACTTGTCAAGCTGCAGTCGTTCGTAAGACCGATTCACAACCAAACCAAACGGAAGAATCTTCAATATCGACACATGATGAAGATCTGTATGCGAACAATGATAGCCTCGCATATGATAACAACTGTTTTAGACCAGAGAGCCCAATGGACCAAGAGGATTCTGATGATTACTTTGACGTCAGTTACGACGGATATTTGGCAATGTCTTCAAGCCAAAATAACACTCCTGGTCATACAAAGTCAGCTTCTTCTGAAACTGATCCTGAGTTGTCGGATTATGTAAACACTGATGGTTTAGACTGTTATCGCTGA